Proteins from a genomic interval of Lolium perenne isolate Kyuss_39 chromosome 1, Kyuss_2.0, whole genome shotgun sequence:
- the LOC127306196 gene encoding uncharacterized protein, with amino-acid sequence MMHFTLGGGAAGKSKAAHARSASEPCHCQCHHVHTRLDAGIRSLGAWSASATCSGVNDGPSGLARVDAVLAVLGEFLALPQAAAALREDAAAYDRILDGSLALADAYGSFEPALLALKQSAAELRAGVRRGDGAMVAESLRARKRAEKELCHLAAAMGHASRHAFPSPADGEVIGVVAEVAAATASASEAIFLRCAAMSPDVSAVAHTVSSNAWLTRLRVVSAAKKAVPLPLPETATATVAAALEGLERRIGEVESWSEKVFRSLLHTRVSLLNIHNTPTL; translated from the coding sequence ATGATGCACTTCACACTCGGAGGCGGCGCCGCGGGGAAGAGCAAGGCCGCGCACGCCCGGTCGGCGAGCGAGCCGTGCCACTGCCAGTGCCACCACGTGCACACTCGCCTCGACGCCGGCATCCGCTCGCTAGGGGCATGGTCGGCTTCCGCCACGTGCTCTGGCGTCAATGACGGGCCTTCGGGGCTCGCGCGCGTCGACGCCGTGCTGgccgtgctcggcgagttcctcgCGCTGCCGCAGGCCGCGGCGGCCCTCCGCGAAGACGCGGCTGCCTACGATCGGATCCTCGACGGGTCCCTCGCTCTCGCCGACGCGTACGGCTCGTTCGAGCCGGCGCTGCTCGCGCTCAAGCAGAGCGCCGCGGAGCTGCGTGCGGGTGTCCGGCGCGGGGACGGCGCGATGGTCGCCGAATCGCTTCGGGCACGCAAGCGCGCGGAGAAGGAGCTGTGCCACCTCGCTGCCGCGATGGGGCACGCCTCGAGGCACGCCTTTCCGTCGCCGGCGGACGGTGAGGTGATCGGCGTGGtggcggaggtggcggcggccACAGCGTCAGCGTCGGAGGCCATCTTCCTGAGGTGCGCGGCGATGTCCCCGGACGTATCGGCAGTAGCCCACACGGTGTCATCGAACGCGTGGCTGACGAGACTGCGAGTGGTGTCGGCGGCCAAGAAGGCAGTGCCACTGCCACTGCCagagacggcgacggcgacggtggccGCGGCCTTGGAAGGGCTGGAGAGACGCATTGGCGAGGTCGAGAGCTGGAGCGAGAAGGTGTTTAGAAGTCTGTTGCATACGAGAGTTTCACTACTTAACATCCATAATACTCCTACCTTGTAG